In the Bacilli bacterium genome, CGCCGGGAGCGCTTTTAGAAGCGCATGACTGCGCAGCATGCTTAATCCAGCAAGCGCATATCGGCAGCATGCTGTGCAGTTCTCCGAGCAATACGGGCATCCCGTCCAGCCTCGCATCCCGGGAAAACAATCCATGGAAGGGGCTTACAGTTTCTTCGGCGGCCTGAACCGCCCGCTGCAGCGGCGTATAACGCAGTTTCATCATATGCCCGGATTGCCTTTCGATCGCTGGCGGCGACTTTGCAACGCCGGAACCGTCAAGCACGGCGGCCACAAAATGATAGCCGCCCGTGCCCAGCTTGAGCGATACGGCCGTTGTATTCAACAGTACCATACTGCCTTGGCGAAGTTCGGGCAAATGCTGATCCGCATAATGCAAGGCAAGGCCAACGTCGCCGCCGGCAAACCGCACCGTTATTTCCTGCAAGCCTTGATGGACTTTCCGGCAGCTTAACACTTCGGCCTTCGCCCAGCCAATCACGCCGCATGCTCCCTGATGATCGCCAACACGACTTCCGCCGCGTCCAACAAAGACTGCACCGCTATTTGTTCCTTAGTCGTATGAATGTGTTCATATCCCAACGCCAGATTGACCGTCGGGATCCCATACCCATTGAATACGTTGGCGTCGCTTCCGCCGCCGGAATGAAATGTGCTCGGCTGCAAGCCAGCATTGACGATGGCCCGCTTGGCGATCTGCACAACTTCATCCTTCTCGTTCAGCTTGAAGCCCGGATACATGCGTAGCACCGTCACTTCGGCTGTTGCGCCGAATTCCGCAGCGGTTGCAACGAACGCATTTTGCATCGCTTCGACTTGCCGGTCTAATTTTTTATTGTCCAGGCTGCGCGCTTCCGCCGCAATGCTCACCGTTTCGCAAACAATATTGGTGGCAAACCCGCCCGCAAACTTGCCGATATTGGCGGTCGTTTCGAAATCGATGCGTCCGAGCGGCATCCGTGAGATCGCTTTGCTGGCCACCTGAATGGCGCTTATCCCGTCCTCCGGATTAACCCCCGCATGGGCGGACTTGCCGATAATGTTGACATCGATTTTTGTCTGCGCCGGGGCAGCGATGCAGATACCGCCTACTTTGCCGGTGGAATCGACGGCGAAGCCGTATTTTGCCTGCACAAGTTCGGGGTCCAGCGCGCGGGCGCCGATCAATCCGCTCTCTTCGCCCGCGGTAATGATGAACTGTATGCGCCCATGGGCGATCTTTTTTTCCTTCAACGTACGAATCACTTCCAGGAGCGCGGCCAGACCGGCCTTGTCGTCGCTGCCCAAAATCGTCGTGCCATCGCTGCGAATATAGCCGTCCTTATCGATACGCGGACGAATCCCTTTTCCAGGTTTAACCGTATCCATATGACAGGTGAAAAAAATTGTCCCGCGATTTTCCAATCCGGGCGACGCTTCCAGCGTAAAGAACAGGTTGCCCGAACCGTGCCCCGTTATTGTTTTGGTATCATCTTCAAATACGTCAAGCCCAAGCCCGCCGAACAAATTTTTCAGCTCCCGGCCGATTTCCTCTTCCTGCTCCGTTTCGCTGTCGATTTTGACCAGATCGAAAAAAGCGGCGAGCAACCGATCCTTGTTGACGTTGTAGGTTTTGTGCGCCATGTTCACTGCCTCCGTATTTTTTTGAACTTGCCAAAGCGTTGCGCTACAATAAAAGTATGTCGGCAACAAGCCGGTTATCACAGGCGATACGGTTGCAACACGCTGTTATGTTTTGCGAATGCGCGGCAAAAGGGGTTGTTTGACAATGTATAAAAACAA is a window encoding:
- a CDS encoding M20/M25/M40 family metallo-hydrolase, coding for MAHKTYNVNKDRLLAAFFDLVKIDSETEQEEEIGRELKNLFGGLGLDVFEDDTKTITGHGSGNLFFTLEASPGLENRGTIFFTCHMDTVKPGKGIRPRIDKDGYIRSDGTTILGSDDKAGLAALLEVIRTLKEKKIAHGRIQFIITAGEESGLIGARALDPELVQAKYGFAVDSTGKVGGICIAAPAQTKIDVNIIGKSAHAGVNPEDGISAIQVASKAISRMPLGRIDFETTANIGKFAGGFATNIVCETVSIAAEARSLDNKKLDRQVEAMQNAFVATAAEFGATAEVTVLRMYPGFKLNEKDEVVQIAKRAIVNAGLQPSTFHSGGGSDANVFNGYGIPTVNLALGYEHIHTTKEQIAVQSLLDAAEVVLAIIREHAA